A genomic window from Terrisporobacter glycolicus ATCC 14880 = DSM 1288 includes:
- a CDS encoding LysR family transcriptional regulator, which translates to MELLHLKYFLTVAKTEHMTKAANELRIAQPALSKIIRNLEKELEVKLFDRRGKSIILNDAGKYFCEKVEEALVILDGTVNEVKEFDLIEKNKKVRFLSLCASSIISDILIDFKSVYPDIQLELTQSLSNLDNNFDSYDLCLYCTNKPNPYKNSFCLLDEEILLGVSPKHPLANKGTISLYEAKNENFIALGQGHLRNLIYDFCKTAGFKPNITFESTNNSFIRDLIVFGQGVAFIPEISWKLDNYNGIKFLHIKKPFCNRSIYLYSKCMDNPPKNVQIFKNFIINHFKSIQM; encoded by the coding sequence ATGGAGTTATTGCACTTAAAATATTTTTTAACAGTTGCAAAAACTGAACATATGACTAAGGCTGCTAACGAACTTCGAATTGCACAACCAGCTCTTAGTAAAATTATTCGTAATTTGGAGAAAGAATTGGAAGTAAAACTATTTGATAGAAGAGGAAAATCTATTATTTTAAACGATGCTGGAAAATACTTTTGTGAAAAAGTAGAAGAGGCATTAGTAATTCTCGATGGAACAGTCAATGAAGTAAAAGAATTTGATTTAATTGAAAAAAACAAAAAAGTAAGGTTTTTATCACTTTGTGCCTCATCAATTATTTCAGACATACTAATCGATTTTAAGTCTGTTTATCCAGATATTCAATTAGAATTAACTCAATCATTGAGTAATTTAGATAATAACTTTGATAGTTATGATTTATGTTTGTACTGTACTAATAAGCCTAATCCTTATAAGAATTCATTCTGTTTACTTGATGAAGAGATTTTACTAGGAGTATCACCTAAACATCCTTTAGCAAATAAAGGCACTATTAGTTTATATGAAGCCAAAAATGAAAATTTCATAGCTCTCGGACAGGGTCATCTAAGAAATTTAATTTATGATTTTTGTAAAACTGCTGGATTTAAGCCTAATATAACTTTTGAAAGCACTAATAATTCATTCATAAGAGATCTAATTGTATTTGGCCAAGGTGTTGCATTTATTCCCGAAATTTCATGGAAGCTTGATAATTATAATGGAATTAAATTCTTACATATAAAAAAACCTTTTTGTAATCGATCAATATATCTTTACTCAAAATGTATGGATAACCCGCCAAAAAATGTTCAAATATTCAAAAATTTTATTATTAATCATTTTAAAAGTATACAAATGTAA
- a CDS encoding acetyl-CoA hydrolase/transferase family protein, whose product MERLRCEKLKDKVMTPKEAAMLFEDNMIVGTSGFTPAGYPKAIPLEIAKRADAGDKIDLTIITGASVGPELDEALTKSKVVKRRYPYQTTGAMRNAINDDSVQYCDMHLSHTPQYVKYGFLGKMDIALIEAVSITEEGYIIPSTSIGNSNIFAEVADKVIIEINISQPIELEGIHDIYDLKNPPEREPIPLIHPEDRIGEPYIKCNLDKIVAIVFTDLKDRTRVVSPVDGVSNKMAQNMIAFLENEVKENRLPKNLLPLQSGVGSVANAILAGLENSKFKDLVVYSEVIQDSVIDLIKSGKVKFASGTSLTISPDRLDDFYEHFNEYKNQIILRPQEISNNPEVARRLGVIAINTAIEVDIYGNVNSTNIMGSRMMNGIGGSGDFARNGYLTIFTTESIAKGGDISSIVPMVSHHDHTEHDVMVIVTEQGVADLRGLSPKERAKCIIENCAHPDYKEALWNYFNKAQEGKFKHTPHILEEAFSWHERFLKTGTMKQFALEDAD is encoded by the coding sequence ATGGAAAGATTAAGATGTGAAAAATTAAAAGATAAAGTAATGACTCCAAAAGAAGCGGCAATGTTATTTGAAGATAATATGATTGTGGGAACTAGTGGATTTACCCCTGCTGGATACCCAAAAGCAATTCCACTTGAAATTGCAAAAAGAGCAGATGCGGGGGACAAAATAGATTTAACAATAATAACAGGAGCATCAGTTGGACCAGAATTGGATGAAGCTTTGACAAAATCAAAAGTGGTAAAAAGAAGATATCCATATCAAACTACTGGAGCAATGAGAAATGCAATAAATGATGATAGTGTTCAATATTGTGATATGCATTTAAGCCATACACCGCAATATGTTAAGTATGGATTTTTAGGAAAAATGGATATAGCTTTAATAGAGGCGGTTAGTATTACGGAGGAAGGTTATATAATACCATCTACATCAATTGGAAATTCAAATATATTTGCTGAAGTAGCAGATAAAGTAATAATAGAGATTAATATTTCTCAACCAATTGAATTAGAAGGAATACACGATATTTATGACTTGAAAAATCCTCCAGAAAGAGAACCAATACCTTTAATTCATCCAGAAGATAGAATTGGTGAACCTTATATAAAATGCAATTTAGATAAGATTGTAGCAATAGTTTTTACTGATTTGAAAGATAGAACTAGAGTAGTATCGCCTGTTGACGGAGTTTCAAATAAAATGGCTCAAAATATGATTGCTTTTTTAGAAAATGAAGTAAAAGAAAATAGATTACCAAAGAATTTACTTCCATTACAATCAGGTGTTGGAAGTGTTGCAAATGCTATTTTAGCTGGATTAGAAAATTCTAAATTTAAAGACTTAGTAGTTTATTCAGAAGTAATACAAGACTCAGTAATTGACTTAATTAAATCAGGAAAGGTTAAATTTGCATCAGGAACATCACTTACAATATCACCAGATAGATTAGATGATTTTTATGAACACTTTAATGAATATAAAAATCAAATAATTCTTAGACCGCAAGAAATAAGCAATAATCCAGAAGTTGCAAGAAGATTGGGAGTTATAGCTATAAATACAGCTATAGAAGTTGATATATATGGGAATGTAAATTCTACCAATATTATGGGGAGTAGAATGATGAATGGTATAGGAGGTTCTGGTGACTTCGCTAGAAATGGATATTTAACTATATTTACTACTGAATCTATAGCAAAAGGAGGAGATATTTCAAGCATAGTTCCAATGGTAAGTCATCATGATCACACAGAACATGATGTAATGGTTATAGTAACAGAACAAGGAGTAGCCGATTTAAGAGGTTTATCACCAAAAGAAAGAGCAAAATGTATAATTGAAAATTGTGCACATCCAGATTATAAAGAGGCTTTATGGAATTACTTTAATAAAGCTCAAGAAGGCAAATTTAAACACACACCTCACATATTAGAAGAAGCATTTTCTTGGCATGAAAGATTTTTAAAAACAGGTACTATGAAGCAATTTGCTTTGGAGGATGCAGATTAA
- a CDS encoding OadG family protein: MSISQLLEALKVDAASMPMSERLLAGCATALLSMGVVFIVLVLIALIIRIVNVAPEDKKNKMMQIKTDENKEVLEESNLDSNDDLIAVITAAIIASGNKNIIVKRISRTNNIQSNWEKTHNIEV; this comes from the coding sequence ATGAGTATAAGTCAATTATTAGAGGCATTGAAAGTAGATGCAGCCTCAATGCCGATGAGTGAACGTCTTTTAGCAGGATGTGCTACAGCATTATTATCTATGGGAGTTGTATTTATAGTATTAGTATTAATAGCTTTGATTATAAGAATAGTAAATGTAGCTCCAGAAGATAAAAAAAATAAGATGATGCAGATAAAGACTGATGAGAATAAAGAAGTTTTAGAAGAATCAAATCTAGATAGTAATGATGATTTAATTGCAGTGATAACAGCAGCAATTATTGCTTCTGGAAATAAAAATATAATTGTTAAAAGAATAAGTAGAACAAATAACATACAAAGTAACTGGGAAAAAACACATAATATAGAGGTATAA
- the meaB gene encoding methylmalonyl Co-A mutase-associated GTPase MeaB: protein MENLIEELLNGNKRACARLITMIENEVDGYEDFLKQIYKHTGKAYVIGVTGPPGAGKSTFTDKIVKLLREKDKKVGVIAIDPTSPFTKGAILGDRIRMNDLNTDKGVFIRSMGTRGSLGGLSNATQAAIKVLDAYGCDYIFIETVGVGQSEVDIVKTADTTIMVMVPGLGDDIQAIKAGVMEIADVFVINKADKDGAKKTSIEIEMMLDFKNNWDFRPPVSLVISENGEGVETAFENITKHRKYLYDSKEIYNRRLNRNKLEVKEIVHRRIEKKVNEIESTKDVDTLLAKTITKEADPYTIGEKIFESIIK, encoded by the coding sequence ATGGAAAATCTTATAGAGGAACTTCTTAATGGCAATAAAAGAGCATGTGCAAGGCTTATTACTATGATTGAAAATGAAGTTGATGGATATGAAGATTTCCTAAAACAAATATATAAACATACTGGGAAGGCTTATGTTATTGGTGTAACAGGTCCTCCAGGTGCAGGGAAATCTACATTTACTGATAAAATCGTTAAATTACTAAGAGAAAAAGATAAAAAAGTTGGTGTAATTGCCATAGATCCAACAAGTCCATTTACTAAAGGTGCCATACTTGGAGATAGAATCAGAATGAATGACTTAAATACAGATAAAGGTGTATTTATACGTTCAATGGGAACCAGAGGAAGCTTAGGCGGATTATCAAATGCTACTCAAGCAGCTATAAAAGTACTTGATGCGTATGGATGCGATTATATATTTATAGAAACTGTAGGTGTTGGTCAGTCTGAAGTTGATATAGTCAAAACGGCAGATACTACTATAATGGTTATGGTTCCAGGCCTTGGTGATGACATACAAGCGATAAAAGCTGGGGTAATGGAAATTGCAGATGTATTTGTAATTAATAAAGCTGATAAAGATGGAGCAAAAAAAACATCCATAGAAATTGAAATGATGCTTGATTTTAAAAATAATTGGGATTTTAGACCACCAGTAAGTTTGGTTATATCAGAAAATGGAGAAGGAGTAGAAACTGCCTTTGAAAATATAACTAAACATAGAAAATATCTTTATGATAGCAAAGAAATATATAATAGAAGATTGAATCGTAATAAATTAGAAGTTAAAGAAATTGTCCATAGAAGAATTGAAAAAAAAGTTAATGAAATAGAGTCAACTAAAGATGTAGATACATTACTAGCTAAGACGATAACCAAAGAAGCAGACCCATATACAATTGGGGAAAAAATTTTTGAAAGTATTATAAAATAA
- a CDS encoding 4Fe-4S binding protein: MATLTISKEDEKRVKALGFLSNKGTDNFSGRVITVNGKITAEQQKCIGEAAQLFGNGIVTFTTRLTVEVQGIPYDKIEDFRAYIAKEGLETGGTGSKVRPVVSCKGTTCQYGLIDAFELSEEIHKRFYKGYAKVKLPHKFKIATGGCPNNCVKPDLNDLGIIGQYIPKFDEDLCNGCKKCAIEKLCPINACKVVDGILEIDEEVCNHCGRCIGKCPFDAIEDGTYGYKIYIGGRWGKKINHGMALNKVFTNKEEALDVIEKAILLYREQGKTGERFASTIERLGFENVEKQLLPNDLLERKEEIINSELHLVGGATC, from the coding sequence ATGGCAACATTAACAATCAGTAAGGAAGATGAAAAAAGAGTAAAAGCTTTAGGATTTTTGAGTAATAAAGGAACGGATAATTTTTCGGGGAGAGTAATAACTGTAAATGGAAAAATAACAGCAGAACAGCAAAAATGTATAGGAGAAGCAGCTCAGTTATTTGGGAATGGAATAGTAACATTTACAACTCGACTTACAGTAGAAGTGCAAGGCATACCGTATGATAAAATTGAAGATTTTAGAGCTTATATAGCTAAAGAAGGTCTTGAAACAGGGGGAACAGGCTCAAAAGTACGTCCAGTTGTATCATGTAAGGGAACTACTTGCCAATATGGATTAATAGACGCATTTGAATTATCAGAAGAAATTCATAAAAGATTTTATAAAGGTTATGCAAAAGTGAAATTACCTCATAAATTTAAAATAGCTACAGGGGGATGTCCTAATAACTGCGTAAAGCCAGATTTAAATGACTTAGGAATAATAGGACAATATATACCAAAATTTGATGAAGACTTATGTAACGGATGTAAAAAATGCGCAATAGAAAAACTATGTCCAATAAATGCTTGTAAAGTTGTTGATGGAATATTAGAAATTGATGAAGAAGTGTGTAATCACTGTGGTCGTTGCATAGGTAAATGTCCTTTTGATGCAATAGAAGATGGGACTTATGGTTACAAAATTTATATCGGTGGAAGATGGGGTAAAAAAATAAATCATGGAATGGCTTTAAATAAGGTGTTTACTAACAAAGAAGAAGCTTTAGATGTGATAGAAAAAGCAATATTATTGTACAGAGAACAAGGAAAAACAGGTGAGCGTTTTGCTTCAACTATAGAGCGTTTAGGTTTTGAAAATGTAGAAAAACAATTACTACCAAATGATTTACTTGAGAGAAAAGAAGAAATAATAAATTCAGAACTTCATTTAGTTGGAGGAGCTACTTGCTAA
- a CDS encoding acyl-CoA mutase large subunit family protein encodes MENKNIKESFEKWEEGKVKKSLVRFPERKEEFKFDTGEVVQRLYSPLDVSVDYEKDLGYPGQFPYTRGVQPTMYRGKLWTMRMYAGFATAEESNQRYKFLIEQGSMGLSVAFDLPTQMGYDSDDAISEGEVGKVGVAIDSLADMEILFDGIPLDKVSTSMTINAPASVLLAMYIAVAKKQGVTPDKLRGTIQNDILKEYVARGTYIFPVKPSMRLITDIFDYCSKNVPKWNTISISGYHIREAGANAVEEVAFTLADGIAYVNAALEAGLHIDDFAPRLSFFFNSHNNLFEEVSKFRAARRIWANIMKNRFKAENPKSWALKFHTQTAGCTLTAQQPENNIVRVAIQTLAAVLGGTQSLHTNSKDEALALPTEDSVRVALRTQQIVGYESGAADTIDPLAGSYYVESLTNKIEKEAIELIEKIDELGGAPSAIEKGFIQQEIMDSAYKYQKEIEKNEKIIVGVNKFQVEEEPPKGLLRVDPKVGVRQKGKIEALKEKRDNEKVKESLEALRKACDGNENIMPFILDAVESYATLGEICGIMREEFGEYKQTVMI; translated from the coding sequence ATGGAAAATAAAAATATTAAGGAATCCTTTGAAAAATGGGAAGAAGGGAAAGTAAAGAAAAGTTTAGTTAGATTCCCGGAAAGAAAAGAAGAATTTAAATTTGATACAGGAGAAGTTGTACAAAGATTATATTCTCCTCTTGATGTATCAGTAGATTATGAAAAAGATTTAGGCTATCCAGGACAATTTCCATATACAAGAGGCGTTCAACCAACTATGTATAGAGGAAAGCTATGGACAATGAGAATGTATGCAGGTTTTGCAACAGCAGAAGAATCTAATCAAAGATATAAATTTTTAATAGAACAAGGATCTATGGGATTATCTGTTGCATTTGATTTACCAACTCAAATGGGATATGACTCAGATGATGCAATATCAGAAGGAGAAGTAGGAAAAGTTGGAGTAGCTATAGATTCTTTAGCAGATATGGAAATCTTATTTGATGGGATACCATTAGATAAAGTATCAACATCAATGACTATAAATGCACCGGCTTCTGTTTTATTAGCTATGTATATAGCCGTTGCTAAAAAACAAGGTGTAACACCAGATAAATTAAGAGGAACAATTCAAAATGATATATTAAAAGAGTATGTAGCAAGAGGAACATATATATTCCCAGTTAAGCCATCAATGAGGCTTATAACTGATATATTTGATTATTGTTCAAAAAATGTACCTAAATGGAATACTATAAGCATCTCAGGTTATCACATAAGAGAAGCTGGAGCGAATGCAGTAGAAGAAGTTGCATTTACTTTAGCTGATGGTATCGCATATGTAAATGCAGCCCTTGAAGCAGGACTTCATATTGATGATTTTGCACCAAGGTTATCGTTCTTCTTTAATTCACATAACAACCTATTTGAAGAAGTTTCTAAGTTTAGGGCAGCAAGAAGAATATGGGCTAATATAATGAAAAATAGATTTAAGGCTGAAAATCCAAAATCTTGGGCACTTAAATTCCATACTCAAACAGCTGGTTGTACTTTGACAGCGCAACAACCAGAAAATAATATAGTAAGAGTTGCAATACAAACTTTAGCAGCTGTACTTGGTGGAACACAATCTCTTCATACTAATTCTAAGGACGAAGCTTTAGCCTTACCTACAGAAGACTCTGTTAGAGTAGCTCTTAGAACTCAACAAATAGTTGGATATGAAAGTGGAGCAGCTGATACTATAGATCCACTTGCAGGATCTTATTACGTTGAAAGTTTGACAAATAAGATAGAAAAAGAAGCAATAGAGTTGATAGAAAAAATAGATGAATTAGGTGGAGCACCATCAGCAATAGAAAAGGGATTTATACAGCAAGAAATAATGGATAGTGCTTATAAATATCAAAAAGAAATAGAAAAAAATGAAAAGATAATAGTAGGAGTAAATAAATTTCAAGTAGAAGAAGAACCTCCAAAAGGTCTATTGAGAGTTGACCCTAAAGTAGGTGTAAGACAAAAAGGAAAAATAGAAGCTCTTAAAGAAAAAAGAGATAATGAAAAAGTAAAAGAAAGTTTAGAAGCATTAAGAAAAGCATGCGATGGCAATGAAAATATAATGCCATTTATCTTAGATGCAGTAGAAAGTTACGCTACATTGGGAGAAATATGTGGGATTATGAGAGAAGAATTTGGTGAGTATAAACAAACTGTAATGATATAA
- the mmdA gene encoding methylmalonyl-CoA decarboxylase subunit alpha, with protein MSVEKLNLLKKTRETIELGGGEKRIEKQHKSGKLIARERLNLLFDENTFVEVDAFVKHRCTNFGMEKQAAPGEGVVCGYGKVNGRLVYAYAQDFTVLGGSLGEMHAKKIVKVMDLAIKMGAPVVGLNDSGGARIQEAVDALAGYGGIFFKNTVASGVIPQISAIMGPCAGGAVYSPALTDFIYMVDQTSQMFITGPQVIKTVTGEEVSAEELGGASTHNTTSGVAHFIAQSDEDCINQIKKLLSFLPSNNTEKTPLVGTNDSPNVVLDKLNTIIPDGSNKSYDMKDIVYEIVDEGDFYEVQPFFAKNIITGFSRINGESIGIIANQPSAMAGSLDINASDKAARFIRTCDAFNIPIISLVDVPGFLPGTEQEYGGIIRHGAKMLYAYSEATVPKITLITRKAYGGSYLAMCSKDLGSDVVLAWPTAEVAVMGPSGAANIVFKKDIKDAEDPAKMRSQKIEEYTNEFATPYKAAERGYIDDVIEPEVSRIRIADALDMLASKRESRPFKKHGNIPL; from the coding sequence ATGTCTGTTGAAAAGTTAAATTTGCTTAAAAAAACTCGAGAAACAATAGAGCTTGGTGGTGGAGAAAAAAGAATTGAAAAACAACATAAATCAGGTAAATTAATTGCAAGAGAAAGATTGAATTTATTATTCGATGAAAATACTTTTGTTGAAGTTGATGCTTTTGTAAAACATAGATGTACAAATTTTGGAATGGAAAAACAAGCAGCTCCAGGCGAAGGTGTAGTATGTGGATATGGAAAAGTTAATGGAAGATTAGTCTATGCATATGCTCAAGATTTTACAGTCCTTGGTGGTTCGCTAGGAGAAATGCATGCTAAGAAGATAGTAAAAGTAATGGATTTAGCAATAAAAATGGGAGCTCCAGTAGTAGGACTTAATGATTCGGGTGGAGCAAGAATACAAGAAGCTGTAGATGCCCTTGCAGGATATGGTGGAATATTCTTCAAAAATACAGTAGCTTCGGGTGTTATACCTCAGATATCTGCTATAATGGGACCTTGTGCAGGTGGAGCAGTTTATTCACCAGCATTAACAGACTTTATATATATGGTAGATCAAACAAGTCAAATGTTTATAACAGGTCCACAAGTTATAAAAACAGTTACAGGTGAAGAAGTAAGTGCAGAAGAATTAGGTGGAGCATCAACTCATAATACAACTTCGGGTGTAGCTCATTTTATAGCTCAAAGTGATGAAGATTGTATAAATCAAATTAAAAAATTATTAAGTTTCTTGCCATCTAACAATACTGAAAAGACACCGTTAGTTGGAACAAATGACTCTCCAAATGTAGTATTAGATAAGTTAAATACTATCATTCCTGATGGATCAAATAAATCATACGATATGAAGGATATTGTATATGAAATAGTAGATGAAGGTGATTTTTACGAAGTACAACCTTTCTTTGCAAAAAATATAATAACTGGATTCTCAAGAATAAATGGTGAAAGTATAGGTATAATAGCAAATCAACCAAGTGCAATGGCAGGTAGTTTAGACATAAATGCATCAGATAAAGCAGCAAGATTTATAAGAACTTGTGATGCTTTCAATATTCCAATAATTAGTTTGGTAGATGTACCAGGATTTTTACCAGGTACAGAACAAGAATATGGTGGAATAATTAGACATGGTGCTAAGATGCTTTATGCATATAGTGAAGCAACAGTTCCTAAAATTACATTAATAACAAGGAAAGCTTATGGAGGTTCTTATTTAGCGATGTGCTCGAAGGACTTAGGATCAGATGTAGTATTAGCATGGCCAACTGCAGAAGTTGCAGTTATGGGGCCTAGTGGTGCAGCAAATATAGTATTTAAGAAAGATATAAAAGATGCAGAAGATCCAGCAAAAATGAGATCACAAAAAATCGAAGAATATACAAATGAGTTTGCAACACCATATAAAGCAGCAGAAAGAGGATATATAGATGATGTTATAGAGCCAGAAGTTAGTAGAATAAGAATAGCCGATGCTCTAGATATGCTAGCATCAAAGAGAGAAAGCAGACCATTTAAGAAACATGGAAATATACCTCTATAG
- a CDS encoding cobalamin B12-binding domain-containing protein: MKPIRVLVAKPGLDGHDRGAKVIARALRDAGMEVIYTGLRQTPEQIVQAAIQEDVDVVAMSILSGAHNHLLPKVVDLLKDEGAYDEILVIGGGVIPEEDIPYLKEKGVAEIFTPGTPTSVTINFIKENLKKLALND, encoded by the coding sequence ATGAAACCTATTAGAGTATTAGTTGCAAAGCCAGGTCTTGATGGTCATGATAGAGGTGCTAAAGTTATAGCTAGAGCACTTAGAGATGCAGGAATGGAAGTTATATATACAGGTCTTAGACAAACGCCAGAACAAATAGTTCAGGCGGCAATACAAGAAGATGTTGACGTAGTAGCTATGAGTATTTTGTCTGGAGCTCACAATCATTTACTTCCAAAAGTTGTTGATTTATTAAAAGATGAAGGCGCTTATGATGAAATATTGGTTATAGGCGGAGGTGTTATACCAGAAGAAGATATACCATATTTAAAAGAAAAAGGAGTAGCAGAAATATTTACTCCTGGAACTCCAACATCTGTAACTATTAATTTTATAAAAGAAAACTTAAAGAAATTAGCACTAAATGATTAG
- the mce gene encoding methylmalonyl-CoA epimerase: MNVKNVDHIGIAVVNLEEALKFFEDVLGLECQGTEIVEDQQVKVGFLPIGEAELEFLESTTEDGPIAKFIQKNGGRGGIQHVALRVDNIEEAIAEIQEKGYRMIDEKPRYGAGNASIAFCHPKSTSGMLLELSERK, from the coding sequence ATGAATGTAAAAAATGTTGACCATATTGGTATTGCTGTAGTTAATTTAGAGGAAGCTTTAAAATTTTTTGAAGACGTATTGGGTTTAGAATGTCAAGGAACTGAGATCGTTGAAGATCAACAAGTAAAAGTTGGATTTTTACCAATAGGTGAAGCAGAGTTAGAATTCTTAGAATCTACAACTGAAGATGGTCCTATAGCTAAGTTCATTCAAAAGAATGGTGGAAGAGGCGGAATACAGCATGTTGCTTTAAGAGTTGATAATATAGAAGAAGCTATAGCAGAAATTCAAGAAAAAGGATATAGAATGATTGATGAAAAACCAAGATATGGTGCAGGAAATGCTAGTATAGCATTTTGTCATCCCAAAAGTACAAGTGGAATGTTATTAGAACTAAGTGAAAGAAAATAA